The Streptomyces sp. SS1-1 genome has a segment encoding these proteins:
- a CDS encoding ribonuclease domain-containing protein, with amino-acid sequence MRFPPHLTRIGSAAALLSALLVGGTVTATPAAADVGSICQSALPSQAHDTLDLIEQGGPFPFEQDGTVFQNREGVLPSRSTGYYHEYTVITPGSDTRGARRIVTGEKSQEDYYTADHYATFDLIDYGC; translated from the coding sequence ATGAGATTCCCCCCACACCTCACCCGTATCGGCTCCGCGGCGGCCCTGCTGTCCGCGCTGCTCGTCGGCGGCACCGTCACCGCGACCCCGGCGGCGGCCGACGTCGGCAGCATCTGCCAGAGCGCCCTGCCGTCGCAGGCGCACGACACCCTGGACCTCATCGAGCAGGGCGGCCCCTTCCCCTTCGAACAGGACGGCACCGTCTTCCAGAACCGGGAAGGCGTCCTGCCGAGCCGGTCGACCGGCTACTACCACGAGTACACGGTGATCACGCCAGGCTCCGACACCCGGGGCGCGCGGCGCATCGTCACCGGCGAGAAGTCCCAGGAGGACTACTACACGGCCGACCACTACGCGACCTTCGACCTGATCGACTACGGCTGCTGA
- a CDS encoding GntR family transcriptional regulator, whose protein sequence is MELELSVDRSSPVPLYFQLSQQLEAAIEHGALTPGSLLGNEIELAARLGLSRPTVRQAIQSLVDKGLLVRRRGVGTQVVHSQVKRPLELSSLYDDLESAGQRPATRVLVNTVVPASAEVAAALGVTEGSDVHRIERLRLAHGEPMAHLCNFLPPGLLDLDSGQLEATGLYRLMRAAGITLHSARQTIGARAATAAEADRLGEKEGAPLLTMQRVTFDDTGRAVEYGTHTYRPSRYSFEFQLLVRS, encoded by the coding sequence GTGGAACTCGAGCTCAGCGTGGACCGGAGCAGTCCGGTGCCCTTGTACTTCCAGCTCTCGCAGCAGCTCGAGGCCGCCATCGAGCACGGAGCGCTCACCCCCGGCAGCCTGCTGGGCAACGAGATCGAACTCGCCGCGCGCCTCGGTCTGTCCCGCCCCACCGTCCGCCAGGCCATCCAGTCCCTGGTCGACAAGGGGCTGCTGGTGCGCCGCCGCGGCGTCGGCACCCAGGTCGTCCACAGCCAGGTCAAGCGCCCGCTGGAGCTCAGCAGCCTCTATGACGACCTGGAGTCGGCGGGGCAGCGCCCGGCGACGCGCGTCCTCGTCAACACCGTCGTCCCCGCGTCCGCCGAGGTCGCCGCCGCCCTCGGGGTCACCGAGGGCAGCGACGTCCACCGGATCGAACGGCTGCGCCTCGCGCACGGCGAGCCCATGGCCCACCTCTGCAACTTCCTGCCGCCCGGTCTGCTCGACCTGGACAGCGGCCAGCTGGAGGCGACCGGCCTGTACCGGCTGATGCGCGCCGCCGGCATCACCCTGCACAGCGCCCGCCAGACCATCGGGGCCCGCGCCGCCACGGCCGCGGAGGCCGACCGCCTCGGCGAGAAGGAGGGCGCGCCGCTGCTCACCATGCAGCGCGTGACGTTCGACGACACCGGCCGCGCGGTCGAGTACGGCACCCACACCTACCGGCCCAGCCGCTACTCGTTCGAGTTCCAGCTCCTCGTACGGTCCTGA
- a CDS encoding sugar kinase — protein sequence MTVSVPRQADSPDEPRQPTEDRRHRNRRRALTLLIIVLLIGVPAGYLVISANQSRDSGKDKEAKYSATGLTAGWPARVQRHIYKVTIPVPSYKVAYYETNNWKTSRLYVQFETVPGGLDAYLRTMGLDRNDLKRDDITISARDQKITGWKFTGEGPWYGVVDKRENPAPTHDIVVNLADPQKPFVYVVARTVP from the coding sequence GTGACCGTGTCCGTACCCCGTCAGGCCGACTCCCCGGACGAGCCGCGGCAGCCCACCGAGGACCGCCGCCACCGCAACCGCCGCCGGGCGCTCACGCTGCTCATCATCGTGCTGCTCATCGGCGTCCCCGCCGGCTACCTGGTCATCTCCGCCAACCAGAGCCGCGACAGCGGCAAGGACAAGGAGGCCAAGTACTCGGCGACCGGCCTCACCGCGGGCTGGCCCGCGCGCGTGCAGCGGCACATCTACAAGGTGACCATCCCGGTCCCCTCGTACAAGGTCGCCTACTACGAGACCAACAACTGGAAGACCAGCCGGCTCTACGTCCAGTTCGAGACCGTCCCCGGCGGCCTCGACGCGTACCTGAGGACCATGGGGCTCGACCGGAACGACCTGAAGCGGGACGACATCACGATCAGCGCCCGCGACCAGAAGATCACCGGCTGGAAGTTCACCGGCGAGGGCCCCTGGTACGGCGTCGTCGACAAGCGGGAGAACCCGGCACCCACCCACGACATCGTGGTGAACCTCGCCGACCCGCAAAAGCCCTTCGTGTACGTCGTCGCCCGCACCGTCCCGTAG
- the allB gene encoding allantoinase AllB — MSDVELVLRSTRVITPEGTRAASVAVAAGKITAVLGHDAPVPPGARLEDLGDDVLLPGLVDTHVHVNDPGRTEWEGFWTATRAAAAGGITTLVDMPLNSLPPTTTVGHLRTKQAVAADKAHIDVGFWGGALPDNVKDLRPLHEAGVFGFKAFLSPSGVDEFPHLGQDELARSLAEIASFDGLLIVHAEDPHHLAAAPQHGGPRYADFLASRPRDAEDTAIAQLIAQAKRLHARVHVLHLSSSDALPLIAEARRDVRITVETCPHYLTLTAEEVPDGASEFKCCPPIRESANQDLLWQALADGTIDCVVTDHSPSTADLKTDDFATAWGGISGLQLSLPAVWTEARRRGHTLEDVVRWMSARTAALAGLGHKGAIEAGRDADFAVLAPDAAFTVDPAALQHRNRVTAYAGRTLHGVVRSTWLRGQRVYADGEFTEPKGRLLTRTP; from the coding sequence GTGTCCGACGTCGAACTGGTGCTGCGCTCGACGCGCGTCATCACCCCGGAGGGGACGCGCGCCGCCTCGGTCGCGGTCGCCGCCGGGAAGATCACGGCCGTCCTCGGGCACGACGCCCCCGTCCCGCCCGGAGCGCGGCTGGAGGACCTCGGCGACGACGTCCTGCTGCCCGGCCTCGTCGACACGCACGTGCACGTCAACGACCCCGGGCGCACCGAGTGGGAGGGCTTCTGGACCGCCACGCGCGCCGCGGCGGCCGGCGGCATCACCACCCTCGTCGACATGCCGCTCAACTCCCTGCCGCCGACCACCACGGTCGGCCACCTCCGTACCAAGCAGGCTGTCGCCGCCGACAAGGCGCACATCGACGTCGGCTTCTGGGGCGGCGCCCTGCCGGACAACGTCAAGGACCTGCGCCCGCTGCACGAGGCCGGCGTCTTCGGCTTCAAGGCGTTCCTGTCGCCGTCCGGCGTGGACGAGTTCCCGCACCTCGGACAGGACGAACTCGCCCGGTCCCTGGCCGAGATCGCCTCCTTCGACGGGCTGCTGATCGTGCATGCCGAGGACCCGCACCACCTGGCGGCGGCCCCGCAGCACGGCGGCCCCCGCTACGCCGACTTCCTCGCCTCCCGTCCGCGGGACGCCGAGGACACGGCGATCGCCCAGTTGATCGCCCAGGCGAAACGCCTCCACGCGCGCGTGCACGTCCTGCACCTGTCGTCGTCCGACGCGCTGCCGCTGATCGCCGAGGCCAGGCGGGACGTACGGATCACCGTCGAGACCTGCCCGCACTACCTCACCCTGACCGCCGAGGAGGTCCCGGACGGGGCCAGCGAGTTCAAGTGCTGCCCGCCCATCCGTGAGTCCGCCAACCAGGACCTGCTCTGGCAGGCGCTGGCCGACGGCACGATCGACTGCGTGGTCACCGACCACTCGCCCTCCACGGCCGACCTGAAGACCGACGACTTCGCCACCGCCTGGGGCGGCATCTCCGGTCTGCAACTGAGCCTGCCCGCCGTCTGGACCGAGGCGCGCCGGCGCGGGCACACCCTGGAGGACGTCGTCCGCTGGATGTCCGCCCGGACCGCCGCGCTGGCCGGGCTCGGGCACAAGGGCGCCATCGAGGCCGGCCGCGACGCCGACTTCGCCGTGCTCGCCCCCGACGCGGCCTTCACCGTGGACCCGGCCGCCCTCCAGCACCGCAACCGCGTGACGGCGTATGCGGGCCGGACCCTGCACGGAGTCGTGCGGTCCACCTGGCTGCGCGGCCAACGCGTCTACGCGGACGGCGAGTTCACCGAACCGAAGGGACGTCTCCTCACCCGCACCCCCTGA
- the alc gene encoding allantoicase produces MTAIPSFTGDASPYQGGDPYADYRTADFPFTRYADLADRRLGASVVAANDEFFAQRENLLVPGRAEFDPEHFGHKGKVMDGWETRRRRGASADHPWPTAEDHDWALVRLGAPGVIRGIVVDTAHFRGNYPQAVSVEGASVPGSPSPEELLGDDVKWTTLVPRTPVGGHAANGFEVRAEQRFTHLRLNQHPDGGIARLRVHGEVVPDPAWLAALGTFDVVALEHGGQVEDASDLFYSPATNTIQPGRSRKMDDGWETRRRRDQGHDWIRYRLAARSEIRAVEIDTAYLKGNSAGWASVSVKDGESGTWTEIVPRTRLQPDTNHRFVLESPAVGTHARVDIHPDGGISRLRLHGSLTEQGAAGLRARHQELGG; encoded by the coding sequence GTGACGGCGATCCCCAGCTTCACCGGCGACGCGAGCCCCTACCAGGGCGGCGACCCGTACGCGGACTACCGCACCGCCGACTTCCCCTTCACCCGGTACGCCGATCTCGCCGACCGGCGCCTCGGCGCCTCCGTCGTCGCCGCCAACGACGAGTTCTTCGCCCAGCGCGAGAACCTCCTGGTGCCCGGGCGCGCCGAGTTCGACCCCGAGCACTTCGGGCACAAGGGCAAGGTCATGGACGGCTGGGAGACCCGCCGGCGCCGCGGTGCCTCGGCCGATCACCCCTGGCCGACGGCCGAGGACCACGACTGGGCGCTGGTGCGCCTCGGCGCCCCAGGCGTCATCCGCGGCATCGTCGTCGACACGGCCCACTTCCGCGGCAACTACCCGCAGGCGGTGTCCGTCGAGGGCGCCAGTGTGCCCGGTTCGCCGTCGCCCGAGGAACTGCTCGGCGACGACGTGAAGTGGACGACACTCGTCCCGCGCACCCCGGTCGGCGGCCACGCCGCCAACGGCTTCGAGGTCCGCGCCGAACAGCGCTTCACCCATCTGCGGCTCAACCAGCACCCCGACGGCGGCATAGCGCGTCTGCGCGTCCACGGCGAGGTCGTGCCCGACCCCGCGTGGCTGGCGGCGCTCGGCACCTTCGACGTCGTCGCCCTGGAGCACGGCGGCCAGGTCGAGGACGCCTCGGACCTGTTCTACTCGCCCGCCACCAACACCATCCAGCCGGGCCGCTCCCGCAAGATGGACGACGGCTGGGAGACCCGCCGGCGCCGCGACCAGGGCCACGACTGGATCCGCTACCGGCTGGCGGCCCGGTCCGAGATCCGGGCCGTCGAGATCGACACCGCGTACCTCAAGGGCAACAGCGCGGGCTGGGCGTCGGTCTCCGTCAAGGACGGCGAGAGCGGCACCTGGACGGAGATCGTCCCGCGCACCCGTCTGCAGCCCGACACCAACCACCGCTTCGTCCTGGAGTCCCCGGCCGTCGGCACGCACGCGCGCGTGGACATCCATCCCGACGGCGGCATCTCCCGGCTGCGCCTGCACGGTTCGCTGACCGAGCAGGGGGCGGCGGGCCTGCGCGCCCGGCACCAGGAACTGGGCGGCTGA
- a CDS encoding Gfo/Idh/MocA family oxidoreductase: MRIGVIGTGRIGTIHANTLSRHRDVGSLILTDADPSRAQELAHRLGETAAPGMDEIFRWGVDAVVITTATSAHAELIGRAARSGLPVFCEKPIALDLPGTLQAIAEVETAGTILQMGFQRRFDAGYLGAREAVRSGRLGRLHTVRALTSDQAPPPAAWLPLSGGLYRDTLIHDFDMLRWVTGREVVDVYAAGSDAGPVMFREAGDVDTAAAVLTLEDGTLATATATRLNGAGYDVRMELAGELDQVVVGLDDRTPIASTEPTGPPAADKPWTGFLERFGPAYESELNAFVEVVRGERANPCDGREALQALRISEACELSRRERRPVALGELPGGTTTAAL; encoded by the coding sequence ATGCGCATCGGGGTCATCGGTACGGGCCGCATCGGCACCATCCACGCGAACACGCTCAGTCGCCATCGTGACGTCGGATCGCTGATCCTCACGGACGCGGATCCGTCGCGGGCCCAGGAGCTGGCGCACCGGCTCGGTGAGACGGCGGCGCCCGGCATGGACGAGATCTTCCGGTGGGGCGTGGACGCGGTGGTGATCACCACGGCGACGTCCGCGCACGCCGAGCTGATCGGGCGGGCGGCCCGCTCGGGTCTGCCCGTGTTCTGCGAGAAGCCGATCGCGCTGGATCTGCCGGGGACATTGCAGGCCATCGCGGAGGTGGAGACGGCCGGGACGATTCTGCAGATGGGGTTCCAGCGCCGGTTCGACGCCGGGTACCTCGGGGCCCGCGAGGCGGTCCGGTCGGGACGGCTGGGGCGGCTGCACACCGTGCGGGCCCTCACCAGCGACCAGGCGCCGCCGCCCGCCGCGTGGCTGCCGCTGTCGGGCGGGCTCTACCGGGACACCCTGATCCACGACTTCGACATGCTGCGCTGGGTGACCGGGCGGGAGGTCGTGGACGTGTACGCGGCCGGTTCGGACGCGGGGCCGGTGATGTTCCGTGAGGCGGGCGACGTGGACACGGCGGCGGCGGTGCTGACCCTGGAGGACGGGACGCTCGCCACCGCGACGGCGACCCGGCTGAACGGCGCCGGGTACGACGTGCGCATGGAGCTGGCCGGCGAGCTGGACCAGGTCGTGGTCGGCCTGGACGACCGTACGCCGATCGCGTCCACCGAGCCGACCGGGCCGCCGGCGGCGGACAAGCCGTGGACCGGGTTCCTGGAGCGGTTCGGGCCCGCCTACGAGTCCGAGCTGAACGCGTTCGTCGAGGTCGTGCGCGGCGAGCGGGCCAACCCCTGCGACGGGCGGGAGGCCCTGCAGGCGCTGCGGATCTCCGAGGCGTGCGAGCTGTCCCGGCGCGAGCGAAGACCGGTGGCGCTCGGCGAGCTGCCGGGGGGCACCACGACCGCGGCCCTCTGA
- a CDS encoding ROK family glucokinase → MSTYRDFTAPIGSRRAPVLRTVGSRERRSHLSAPRVPTVGIDIGGTKVMAGVVDADGNILEKLRTETPDKSKSPKVVEDTIVELVLDLSDRHDVHAVGIGAAGWVDADRNRVLFAPHLSWRNEPLRDRLAGRLAVPVLVDNDANSAAWAEWRFGAGRGEDHLVMITLGTGIGGAILEDGQVKRGKYGVAGEFGHMQVVPGGHRCPCGNRGCWEQYSSGNALVREARELAAADSPVAYGIIEHVKGQISDITGPMITELAREGDAMCIELLQDIGQWLGVGIANLAAALDPSCFVIGGGVSAADDLLIGPARDAFKRQLTGRGYRPEARIARAQLGPEAGMVGAADLARLVARRFRRANRRRVERYERYARFAESRRTSQGPA, encoded by the coding sequence ATGAGCACCTACCGCGACTTCACCGCACCGATCGGCTCCCGCCGGGCCCCCGTGCTGCGCACGGTCGGCTCCAGAGAGCGCCGCTCGCACCTGTCGGCCCCCCGCGTGCCCACGGTGGGCATCGACATCGGCGGCACCAAGGTGATGGCGGGCGTCGTGGACGCGGACGGCAACATCCTGGAGAAGCTCCGCACGGAGACGCCGGACAAGTCCAAGAGCCCGAAGGTCGTCGAGGACACGATCGTCGAACTGGTCCTGGACCTGTCCGACCGCCACGACGTGCACGCCGTCGGCATCGGCGCGGCCGGCTGGGTCGACGCCGACCGCAACCGCGTCCTGTTCGCCCCCCACCTGTCCTGGCGCAACGAACCCCTGCGCGACCGCCTCGCGGGCCGGCTCGCGGTGCCCGTCCTGGTCGACAACGACGCCAACTCCGCCGCCTGGGCCGAGTGGCGCTTCGGCGCCGGACGCGGCGAGGACCACCTCGTCATGATCACGCTCGGCACCGGCATCGGCGGCGCGATCCTGGAGGACGGGCAGGTCAAGCGCGGCAAGTACGGCGTCGCCGGAGAGTTCGGCCATATGCAGGTCGTGCCCGGCGGCCACCGCTGCCCGTGCGGCAACCGCGGCTGCTGGGAGCAGTACAGCTCGGGCAACGCGCTCGTGCGCGAGGCCCGCGAGCTCGCCGCCGCCGATTCCCCGGTGGCGTACGGGATCATCGAGCACGTCAAGGGCCAGATCTCCGACATCACCGGCCCGATGATCACCGAGCTCGCCCGCGAGGGCGACGCCATGTGCATCGAACTGCTCCAGGACATCGGCCAGTGGCTCGGCGTCGGCATCGCCAACCTGGCTGCCGCCCTCGACCCGTCCTGCTTCGTCATCGGCGGCGGCGTCTCCGCCGCGGACGACCTGCTGATCGGCCCCGCGCGCGACGCCTTCAAGCGCCAGCTCACCGGCCGCGGCTACCGCCCCGAGGCCCGTATCGCCCGCGCCCAGCTCGGACCCGAGGCCGGCATGGTCGGCGCCGCCGACCTCGCCCGCCTGGTCGCCCGGCGCTTCCGCCGCGCCAACCGGCGCCGTGTCGAGCGCTACGAGCGCTACGCACGCTTCGCGGAGTCCCGCCGGACCTCCCAGGGGCCGGCGTGA
- a CDS encoding response regulator transcription factor, with protein MTAIRLLLVDDDPLVRAGLSLMLGGADDIEIVGEAADGADVGPLADRTRPDVVLMDIRMPGVDGLTATERLRARQDPPQVVLLTTFHADEQVLRALRAGAAGFVLKDTPPAEIVEAVRKVAAGDPVLSPTVTRQLMDHAAGTAADTRRAHARERLTALNDREREVAVAVGRGLSNAEIAGELYMSVATVKTHVSRVLAKLHLNNRVQIALLAYDAGLLEELDDLRGEGR; from the coding sequence ATGACTGCCATCAGACTGCTCCTCGTCGACGACGACCCGCTGGTGCGGGCCGGACTGTCCCTGATGCTGGGCGGCGCCGACGACATCGAGATCGTCGGCGAGGCGGCCGACGGCGCCGACGTCGGACCGCTGGCCGACCGGACCCGGCCGGACGTCGTCCTGATGGACATCCGCATGCCCGGCGTCGACGGCCTCACCGCGACGGAGCGGCTGCGCGCCCGGCAGGACCCGCCGCAGGTCGTGCTGCTCACCACCTTCCACGCCGACGAGCAGGTGCTGCGCGCCCTGCGCGCCGGGGCCGCCGGGTTCGTACTGAAGGACACCCCGCCCGCCGAGATCGTCGAGGCGGTGCGCAAGGTCGCCGCCGGCGACCCCGTCCTGTCGCCCACCGTGACCCGCCAGCTGATGGACCACGCCGCCGGTACGGCCGCCGACACCCGCCGCGCCCACGCGCGCGAGCGGCTGACCGCCCTGAACGACCGTGAGCGCGAGGTCGCCGTCGCCGTGGGCCGGGGCCTGTCCAACGCCGAGATCGCCGGGGAGCTCTACATGAGCGTCGCCACCGTGAAGACCCACGTCTCCCGCGTCCTGGCCAAGCTGCACCTCAACAACCGGGTGCAGATCGCGCTCCTCGCGTACGACGCGGGCCTCCTGGAGGAACTCGACGACCTCAGGGGAGAGGGGCGGTAG
- a CDS encoding sensor histidine kinase — translation MNTEQHPSPPQFLAERRWLLPSALAAEFEPDPDRPGRPRRTARDWVVDFGFFLLAVLLGLLSADTLVQEDIPGGLVALDQLLGALACGAVWLRRRWPFGLAVAMVPVCFVSNTAGGAGIVALFTLAVHRPFRYVAWAAGASLAATPLFFWLRPDPEIPYGWAVFSVVLLTGAMVGWGMFVRSKRQLMVSLRDRARRAETEARLRAEQAQRLAREAIAREMHDVLAHRLTLLSVHAGALEFRPDAPRDEVQRAAGVIRESAHEALQDLREIIGVLRAGESDDSGRPQPTLAALEALVAECREAGMKVTLDLRVTDQAAVPASVGRTAYRITQEGLTNARKHAPGTEVTVTVTGAPGEGLTVAVRNGAPEGEVPPVPGSGQGLIGLRERATLTGGRLDHGPAGDGGFAVRAWLPWG, via the coding sequence GTGAACACCGAACAGCACCCGTCCCCGCCGCAGTTCCTCGCGGAGCGGCGCTGGCTGCTGCCCTCCGCCCTGGCCGCCGAGTTCGAGCCCGATCCCGACCGCCCCGGCCGGCCCCGGCGCACGGCCCGCGACTGGGTGGTCGACTTCGGCTTCTTCCTGCTGGCCGTCCTCCTCGGCCTGCTCTCCGCGGACACGCTGGTGCAGGAGGACATCCCCGGCGGCCTCGTCGCCCTCGACCAGCTGCTCGGCGCCCTCGCGTGCGGCGCGGTGTGGCTGAGGCGCCGCTGGCCGTTCGGGCTCGCCGTCGCCATGGTGCCCGTGTGCTTCGTGTCGAACACCGCCGGAGGCGCGGGCATCGTCGCCCTGTTCACTCTCGCCGTGCACCGGCCCTTCCGGTACGTGGCCTGGGCCGCCGGCGCCTCGCTCGCGGCGACCCCGCTGTTCTTCTGGCTGCGCCCCGACCCCGAGATCCCCTACGGCTGGGCCGTCTTCTCCGTCGTCCTGCTCACCGGCGCGATGGTCGGCTGGGGCATGTTCGTCCGGTCCAAGCGGCAGCTCATGGTGAGCCTGCGCGACCGCGCGCGGCGCGCCGAGACGGAGGCGCGGCTGCGCGCGGAGCAGGCGCAGCGCCTGGCCCGCGAGGCCATCGCCCGGGAGATGCACGACGTCCTCGCGCACCGGCTCACCCTGCTCAGCGTGCACGCGGGGGCCCTGGAGTTCCGGCCGGACGCGCCCCGCGACGAGGTCCAGCGCGCCGCCGGCGTCATCCGCGAGAGCGCCCACGAGGCGCTGCAGGACCTGCGCGAGATCATCGGCGTCCTGCGCGCGGGCGAGTCCGACGACTCCGGCCGCCCCCAGCCCACTCTCGCCGCGCTGGAGGCCCTGGTCGCCGAGTGCCGCGAGGCCGGCATGAAGGTCACCCTCGATCTGCGCGTCACCGACCAGGCCGCCGTACCGGCCTCCGTGGGCCGCACCGCCTACCGCATCACCCAGGAGGGCCTGACGAACGCCCGCAAGCACGCCCCCGGCACCGAGGTCACGGTGACCGTCACCGGCGCACCGGGCGAGGGCCTGACCGTGGCGGTGCGCAACGGCGCCCCCGAGGGGGAGGTGCCACCCGTGCCCGGCTCCGGCCAGGGACTCATCGGACTGCGGGAGCGGGCGACGCTGACGGGCGGGCGACTCGACCACGGGCCCGCCGGGGACGGGGGGTTCGCGGTCCGGGCCTGGCTGCCGTGGGGGTGA